AATATTATTGATGAAGTTATAAGAGAATATGGGGTTAAATCTCTTGAGCAACTTCTTCAGGATGTTTATAGCTTGAGAGAAGTGAAGGAAGCTAAAATAGGTGATTTAATATTATGACAACACATGAAATCTTAGAGAAGTATCTGTGGAAGGGTTTTAATCATAGTACCATATATAGTATATTACATCATGGTATATCTAGTTTTAGTCTATCTATAAAGGATATTGTTGATGAATTTATATCGATACTAATAGAATTAGCTGAAAGTAGTGGAACTCTATGTAGATTTGGAAACTTTATAGCAGATATCTCATTGATACTCAACATGATATTGGGTATAGCTAAGGAGAATGAGAAACTGAGAAATATACTAATTGAAAAGGCTATTAAGATTATTGAGATAGGTTTTCTGGTAATTGACGAGCTTAGAAAGGATAGATTATCATGTAAAGCTATTGATGAGGGAACTAATACAATAAGTAAGATTTTAAAGGAGGTTGATGAAATACTTAAATATAGCTGATTAGTGAAATGATAGAATGAAGCTATTCCTAGATAGTTACTATTTCTACTCATGGGTTAGATTATTGTTGGTAGATATTAGGAAGAGGATACGGAGAAGAACAATAAAGGTGGAAAGCATACTTTTCTTTGAAGATCTTCAGCTACGTACAATGTCTTTAGAAACCTTTAGAAATAAAATAATTCATATTCTTCAGCATAGGATTATAAATGAGTTATATATACAAACAGTAGTTAAGAGGAGGATGAAGAGGATCGATCTTCTTGATATACTTAATAGGGGTATTAATGATGAACAGATTCCTCTTATCGAATATCTCTTAATAGCTGATGATAATGGCAAAGTTAATTATGAGGATGTTAGTGGGGATGTAATAATAACTATAGATGATAGAATCAGAAGAAGAATAGCTAACCTAGTTAAATTTCTATATCCTCAACTTAGTCCATTTAAATATCGTGAATATCTAATTACTAAAGTGGAGAAAATACTTGGCATACCTATTGAGAGAGAACTACAGCCTACACCATTAATTAGAGATGTTAGTGAATTAATAAATGATATTGAGAAGAATCTATGTAGTTCTGCTGAAGCTAGGGAGAGGTGTAGAGTAGTTAGAGAACTAAAAACTATAAGAAATCATAGTGATGATGTGGTATTGACATTAGCTATAGCTACATATACAAAAAATAGAAATATACCAATATTAGTAATACCAAAACTCCCTATAAACTATGAATGTTTTCATCATACCATAAAGTATATTAGAGAAAAAGAGAATTTAAAGAACAATCTTATTATAGTAGAATGAATATATGAATTTCTATTCTATAACTATGCAAATTTTGAAATAAGGTATTGAATTGTATCCTATGTTTATTTTAATAGATTTTTATGTTGCAAATGAGTTATTAAGCTATTCTAATTTAGATATAGAGTAGAATATTTTATTATTACTCCTTAGTATTCTTTTCTTCTTTTTAAGTATGTAGAGAGCTATTGATGAGACTATTATGTCTGCTGTTGACCCGGGGTTTATTCCATTTCTATGGAATTCTTCATCAATTCTATATAGTTTTTCTAGGCATTGGCTCCATCTATCTATACATATACTATATAACTCTTTTGCTATATTCATAACTTTTTCAGCTATTTCTAAACCTTTCTTTCTAATGATAAGTGTATCTAGTTCTCTAGATAGTTGGTATAGATATGTCTCTACAATAGCTCTATTCCAATCGTTATGAGTCTCAAGTCTTCTATCTATATGTTTCGATAGTTCTAGAGATCTTGGGAAACCCTCTATAATTTCTCTAGCAACTATATCGTTTCTAGAGCTATACTCTAGTATTGTCCAGGGAGCTATACTCTGTTCAATTATCTTTCTCCTATATCTATTATCCCATACATTTGGCAGTTCTCCAGTAATATCCTCAGCTCTTATATAGCTAGGCTTTGCTATTCTAATAGCTCTATAGATGTATACTGTATCTAGAGGCTTACCAAAATCTCTAACAATATCTCTAGCTCTATAGCCAACCATATCTATATCTATAGACCCCTCTCTAGCCATAGACCCTATAGCTACTGATATAGGGGATAGCAGAAGTGATGATCCTAGACAAGTATTTCCGCCTCCAGATATATCTATAGAGTCTCTAACAATATTGAAAACAATATCTCCGAAAACCTTCTTCATCTCTCTAAGTCTATCTCTATACCCCCTAACAATACCTATATATAGATAGTGGACAGATGTAGAGGAGGCTATGAGAAAATCTTCATAGAGAGTATCAAAAAACCATCTATATCTATGGACATTTCCTATCTTTGGATATGCAGAAACCTCTAGAGCTATACCGAGGCTTAGTAGTTCTGCATATCTATACAGCTTATCCATCTGCTATTCCTATGAATTATATGGAGGCTCTATCTATATAGCTATAGCTATTTCCTCTATATTGCTCTCCCGATGCTCTATACCTATATATAGATCCTCAATAGCCTTCTCTATATCATTGTTATCGAGTATTGATGATATGTACAGCACTATATCTGCACATTCAGCCCCGTCTATAATCTCCTCATTACAGTATATCTTGGTTAGTAAAAGCCCTGTTAATAGACCTGCTCTAAATTCGTCTACAGCCATATCTCTAAAACCTGATACTAGGAGTATATAGCTTCTCTCTACAGATGAATAGACTATATCTAGTATCTGGTTTACAGCTGGATTTATATGATGATCCATATTCCCAGCTATTCTTATGTTCCCAGAGATATTTCTATATAAGATGCGAGTGCAATTCTAGAGAATCCATATTCTAATAGATTTGAGCTCTACAGACTCAATACTCTTTAGAGCATTAGATCCACAAATAGTCTTACCACCCTCTTCATACTCTATATTTATATTCATAGACTCTACATCGAGTAAAACTCTAAGAGTTCCAGACTCTGTAGATGCAGTTATATATATCTTAGACGGTTCTCTCTCTCTAGCTATACCCAGAATCTTCTCAGCTATATCCCCATATCTAGCAGAGCTTATCTGCTGTAGAAACTGTGATGATCTCATAACCTGGTAGAGCGTTATTGGATCTATACACTCCTCACTAACCACAGGCTGAACAGCCTCTGTAGGTACTGTAGTAGGTGGTGCCTGTGCAACAGCAGGTGTTTCAGGCTTTGGCGCTTCTACAGCTTTTGGTGCTTCAGCAACAGGTTTCGGTGTTTCTATAGCTATTGCCTCAAGAGTCTTTGCAACTTCTATAGCTCTACTCTCTATAGGGGGTGTAACAGCTACTGGTGCATGGGTAGGTGGGGCAGAGATTTTCTCTAGCTGCATATGTATAGCTGTTGTACCCTCAACCACGGTGTTTGGAAAGTTTATAGCGTCTAAGCCAATAATCTTTGGATCTATCTTCATAACCTCTATAACACCTTCAGCAACATATAGATATTTAGCAGCTTCATCACAACATGTATTTCCCTCAACAACATTTCCTCTTGATATACCTCTACAGAGGGTTATAGCTCCATCGACTATCTCTAGAGATATGTATACACCCATAGCACTTTTATATGTTATTCTACCACTAAATCGTTTAGATACATACTCAGCTAAAACCTTTCCAAAACTCTTTCTACTCGCCTCAATACTCTCAATAATATCTCCACTACTTGGGAACATCTATATATTGCACCTAGAGCCCTTGTATCAATATATAGTAGTAACGCAAAATATATATATTTCTTTGTGTAGATAATACATATCTTGGGAGCACAATATGAGTATTGTAAGAGAATTCAATAGTGTAGCAGAGCTTATGAAGTATCTAGACGATGAAATTGCAGAGCATAGGAGAAGACTTGGAGAAATGCTAAAGAAGCTAGAGGAGCTAAGGGTAAAAGCAGAACAGGAGAAAAAACTAAAATCTCTTCTATCTAAACTTGGTCTACCAGAAAGCTCTACACAAAATGAGATTGTGTTGAGGAGTTCAAGAATAGTTGTAAATCCAACACCTGCACAAGAGCTATCAGCTCTTGAAGCATCTATAGAGTCTCTAAATAATAGAATAACACAGCTTATGGCAATTAGAAAAGAGCTTGAGATTCTTGGTAATGTAGATGTTGAGGCAAGGGTAGTTGTTGTCTATGTAGATGGTCTTCCAAGGATAGTACTGTTAAAGTTTAGCTAAAAATTTTTTATTTTTCATCTAATCTATAGTATAGCTCTAGAACACCTCTTCCTCAATAGCAATTCTCTTTGTAATCATAGCTCTTATCCTCAGTCCAATGTATATAGCTACACCTATACCAATCAATATACCTATTATTGGTAGAAATCTCTGTATATATGTAAGTATCGTTGGTCTTAGATATACTATCTCCTGTCTATCGCTATCTATATCTAACATAACATATCTAGTCTCATAATTTGGATGAGATATTTCAATTCTATAGCTACCAAATGGTATCTTTGTCGATATAGTGCCATATTCATCTGTAACAAGCTTTGTAAATATATTCCCAGTTTCCTCACTTATTATAGTAATCTCAGCATTTCTAATAGGTGTCTCCCCCTCTAAGACAACAAATTTAAGTGTATACATATTCCTTGGAACTGGTATCTCTATAGATGTAGAGTTGAATAGATTTATAGTTATGGGCTTAGAGACACTATAAATCTTCGAGAATGCTGGCATTGGCGATACATAGACTGTATAGATACCACATGGAAGAGTTATATTTGTAGGGCCACCGATATTATCTATAATCTTTGTCCCATTTACATATACCTCGAATCTCCCTCTTAAAATACCTATTATAGTATCTTTTAACGATATACTAAGAATATATCTAACTCTATCTACCGTTATAGCAATAGCCTTAGGCCTATCTACAGATAGTGATGCTCTAGACTCTGTATATATATATTCATATCCTTTTGCAGGTCTTACAACACATGTATAGTTTCCATATGGTAGTGAAAGTATTGCTCTGGGGTTAGAAGGATCTATAAGTATAGAGGGGCTAACTACACCATATATAGAGAGCTCTAGAGGTGCTATAACTCTTCCAACAACATCTCTAATATCTATAATAACATCATATATTCTTCTATTTGGCGAATACTGTTTTACAGTATTTCCTACAATATTGATGGTATCCTCTATAACGTCATAGGCATTTTCATATCCTGATACAGGAGCTATTCTCAAAGTCCATACACCATATGGAACTATAATCGTTGTATCATTCCATACATCTGAGCTTACCAGAGTTCCATTAAGATATATATCCATTGGTGCAACAAGGTTCTTTGTATAGGTATCTGTAAGCGATATAGATAATGTATACCTCTTTCTATCAATCAGCATAGTTATACTAGTATCTCTAGCTATAGACAACGTATATTCTTTTGATGTATAGGCATTTTCATAGCCCTTAGCAGGTGCTACTAAAACACTATAGTTTCCATACGGAAGATCTACAATCATACTTGCATTAGAGAAAACAATAGATGGTAGATTGGTGCCAAGAGATATATTTATAGGTACTATAGGCGGGGTATTTGTTAATGAATCAAGCAGTGTTATAGCGACTCTATAGGTCTTTCTAATAAGTTTTATATCTAGCTCCATATCCCTATCTATGAATAGTTTTGTTGTATTACCCTGATATACAGCCTCATGCCCTGGTGCAGGAATAATCTCTATGTTGTGAGAACCATAGATTAGTTTCAATACTATTTTCTGAGCTGTAGAACTCTCAACAACTGTTTTTCCATCAATAACAGCTCTATAGGGAGCTATAGGACTTCCATCAAATTGATCCTTTATATAGAGGGTTAGATTATATTCCTTGTATCTCATAGTAACTGGAATCTCTATGTCTCTACCAAGTCTATCCGTGGATAATGTTTTTGTTTCTGGCTGTATATATGGCTCATCATACCATATATCTATGCTATAGCTTACACCGGGTATAATATTGGGTATTTCGATAGTTCCATTTTTAGAAGGTTTGAGGAGTAGATAGCCCTGTGAATATCTATAGCTAGATATGTATCCAGCTGGATAACTAAACTTTACATTAACCTTATCATATGTTTCATTACCGGGTAGATATATTTTTAGTCTAAGGGTTGGAGCCATAATATCGTCTAGAGTTACAGGCTTCGATGAGAGTAACGCATAGAGATTAACAATAACAACAGCTTTTGTCTGACTAACCATTATACCCATAGAGAAATCTGATAGGATATCTGCATCTATATATCCATCAATAGTTGCAACTATAGAGAGATTATTTCTTAGGAATGGCACTAGATATGGATCTATAGAGACTATCTGAATCCCATTAGATGTTATAGCTGCATATGCATATCCCTTAGCCTCTATATATGCAGAAAGCCTTTTCACAGATTCACCTACGTTGTATATATGTATAAGTGTATATCTATCTCCAACTAGTTGATAGGTCCTTATTCTTCCATCAGATAGAGCTATATGTAGAAACTGATTGCCTTTGTATACTATAGCATCTACACTCTCAACTTCTCTACCTATATGGTCTCTATCTATATAGTCATATTGACTAACTACTGTTCTGAGTTCTCTACCAACAACAGTTATTTGATCTATATAGAGATAGCCATTTTGTGGACATGTATATATGAGTATATATCTATTTGCACCTTCACTAGTAATGAAATGCAGACCCCTTATATTTACATCTAAACCTCTTGGTGAAAGAGCTACAGAGGTATAGCTATATGGAGCCGTAGAAACATCTAGGAGTTCTAGTGAGAGTTTAAGGAATTGTGGTACTCCATATATATCTATAGCATTATTTGTATTGGGTTCTCCAAAAAGCTTTACACTATACACAAATACATTCTTCTTTGGCATTATCAACTGTGTTGGTGTCACAGTATAGAAGAATAGTGTGTTTCCAAGAATATCTCTAATAGTTATATTTGCATATGTTCTATCGCCATATAGTAGTGGTATAGGTATTCTTGCTACACCATTAGAATCAGCATTTACGCCATATACAGTACGCTGTTCTCTAGGTGCTGATTTGTCATAAACCACAACCTCTACCAATGTATTTGGTGCAGGGACATAGGTGTTATTTACATGCATAGAGATGTTTAGTACTACAGTTTTTGTTGCAAGGGTATATGCTATTAGAAGTCTTGAAGCATTATAGTATATCTCAGAAGAGGTGATAACCTTTAGAGGAGCCATATCATATACATCAATACCTGAATAGGTGATTGTGACATCGCCTGGATCAGAACCTATTCTTATCATTCCTTTTCCATCCTCATTAAATATATAGATGAAGCGTATTTGCTGAGAATCATGGACAAGTGCTGCTACTACGAAGCTCCCTGTAGCTGTTTTCATAATAGCTAGTTTATCTACATAGAAATCTGCTCCAAGTATTGTATATAGATATCCTACTATTCTACCGCCATCGACATTGAATAGAAGTATCTCTCCCTTTGAGGTACCTATAGCTATCCTCTTAACAGGAAAGCCATTTGTTGCTGCAACTGTTGGCTCTCCTACCAATGGATATATCTGTCTCTCTGTAAGTCCTTTGTATGGATCTATAATCCTCATTATCACAATAGCATCTGTGCCATTCACTTTTCCAGCAAGTATAAAGCTACTGCTATTAATCATATATACATATTTTGGTGCTATGTCAAATCCGGCTATATCAAATGTTATTGCATATGGTGTCTCTATATCTATAGCTCTACTGCTGGGTATGAGAGACATTGTTATTGTTATCAATATAGCTAGTGTTAGTGGAGTGACAAATAGTTTGTATATAGATCTCTTGAGCTCCATGAACAACACGCTCCTAACTAATAGTAGTAGGCTACCGGAAGAGTATTTATATACTGCTGAGGCTCTGGTATATAGTTTAGGTGTAGAGATGCTTGTCTCTATCAGCCCTTGAAAAGATTTTCAGTAGATTTAGGAAGAAGTCTAGTGAATCTGCTAAGCCTCAGGAAACTGTTCAGGAGTCTATTTTAGAGGATATGGAGTCTATAGCTAAGACTGAGCGTGTTACCCATAAGCTCTACAGTATTCAGAGGGGCTATAGAGTTATAGAGTCTTACCCTGTTGCAGAGCCCTTTGCACATATAAATATCGTTGAGGAGGAGTCCACGGGCAGACTTTTTTATGAGGTTTACGAGATTTCTCTAAGTGATGAGGAGAAGAAGATATATGATGAGATTAGAGACCATATCATATGGGAGATAAAACCTGTTGCCTCTCTAGATGTAGATGTTGCTAGAGAGATTATGAAGACTGCTAGAAGAGTTATGAGGGAGTTCCAGATAAGATTTACAAAAACCCCTGGCTTGTCTTGGAGTAAGATTGGTTATTATATTGAGAGAGATTTGATTGGTTTTGGTGTTCTAGAGCCTATCTTCAGGGATAGACATATAGAGGATATATCTTGTAACGGCCCTGGAAAACCTGTCTATGTATGGCATAGAAAGTATGAGTATCTACCTACAAATATTGTCTTCGTTAGTTCTGAGGAGCTTGATGAATACATCCTTAAGTTAGCTCACATGGCTGGGAAACACATATCTGTTGCATACCCAATTCTAGACGCAATTCTCCCAGGTGGCCATAGACTTGCTGCAACATTTAGGAAAGAGGTTTCTACAGCTGGCTCTACATTTACTATAAGAAAGTTTAGTGAGTCCCCTATAACTATAGCTGATATGATAAACTATGGAACAATATCTTCGAGGATAGCTGCATATTTCTGGCTTGCAATGGAGTATAAAATGACTACTCTTATCCTTGGTGTAACAGGTGCTGGAAAAACATCTACCTTGAATGCTCTAGCAACACTACTCAAACCGACATACAAGATTGTGACTATTGAGGATACACCAGAGCTTAGGATACCGAGTGAGAACTGGGTACAGCTTGTATCTAGACCTTCATATGTTGGTAGTGGTGTTGGAGAGATATCGCTATTCCAGCTGGTGAAGCTCTCACTTAGATATAGGCCAGATGTGATTATTGTTGGAGAGGTCCGTGGTGAGGAGGCATATGTTTTGTTCCAAGCTATAGCAACAGGACACTCAGGTATGACAACGCTACATGCAGAGAGTATTGATGCAGCTGTAAAGAGACTTACTTCACCTCCTATGAATATCCCGTCTTCCTATATACCCCTTGTAAATATTTCCATGGTTATAAAGAGGGTTCAGATAAGAGATGAGAGAGGTAGGGTTAGGCCTGGTAGGAGGATCACGAATATATGGGAGGTTAGAGACTATGAAGACTATATAGAGATTGCTAAGTGGAATCCTGTTGAGGATAGATTTGAAATAGATTTGTCTAAGAGCATCGTCTTGCAGAGGATATCAGAGCTAACAGGTATGCCTATGGACAGCCTTCTAGAGGAGATAGAGACAAGGGAGAAGGTGTTGCTATGGCTGGTAAAAACAGGTAGGACAGACTATAGAGGTGTTGCAAATACTGTGTATAGATACTATATAAATAGACAGGGGCTCTTAAAAGAGATTGGGCTGAGGTAGTAGCTATGTCTCAGGAGAGGATTAGGAGAGTAGGTAGAAGGGTGAGGCCCCCGACTGTTGGAGAGATATTTACAGCTCTATCACTAACACTCTTCGAGAGATGGGGTAGATCTCTTGCGAAGAGCTTTGAGTTTGAGAAACTTTTTGAGAGAGCTGGTCTCAATGTACATCCAGTTAAATATGCCTCTGAAACAATAGCTCTAACCATTTTCTCAGCTATTTTCTCCATCGTCGGTTTTGTCCTTGTCTTTCTCTTTATACCTCTAAACATTATCCAGCTTATCCTGGGTCTTATGATAGCTGTTATAATCCCCATAATGGTTTTTGTCTATAGACTTACAAAGC
Above is a genomic segment from Ignisphaera aggregans DSM 17230 containing:
- a CDS encoding type II secretion system protein E (COGs: COG0630 Type IV secretory pathway VirB11 protein involved in flagella biosynthesis~InterPro IPR001482~KEGG: hbu:Hbut_1099 type II/IV secretion system protein~PFAM: type II secretion system protein E~SPTR: A2BLT1 Predicted Type II/IV secretion system protein~PFAM: Type II/IV secretion system protein), translated to MSLSALEKIFSRFRKKSSESAKPQETVQESILEDMESIAKTERVTHKLYSIQRGYRVIESYPVAEPFAHINIVEEESTGRLFYEVYEISLSDEEKKIYDEIRDHIIWEIKPVASLDVDVAREIMKTARRVMREFQIRFTKTPGLSWSKIGYYIERDLIGFGVLEPIFRDRHIEDISCNGPGKPVYVWHRKYEYLPTNIVFVSSEELDEYILKLAHMAGKHISVAYPILDAILPGGHRLAATFRKEVSTAGSTFTIRKFSESPITIADMINYGTISSRIAAYFWLAMEYKMTTLILGVTGAGKTSTLNALATLLKPTYKIVTIEDTPELRIPSENWVQLVSRPSYVGSGVGEISLFQLVKLSLRYRPDVIIVGEVRGEEAYVLFQAIATGHSGMTTLHAESIDAAVKRLTSPPMNIPSSYIPLVNISMVIKRVQIRDERGRVRPGRRITNIWEVRDYEDYIEIAKWNPVEDRFEIDLSKSIVLQRISELTGMPMDSLLEEIETREKVLLWLVKTGRTDYRGVANTVYRYYINRQGLLKEIGLR
- a CDS encoding hypothetical protein (KEGG: ape:APE_0620.1 hypothetical protein~SPTR: Q9YEF6 Putative uncharacterized protein), which encodes MELKRSIYKLFVTPLTLAILITITMSLIPSSRAIDIETPYAITFDIAGFDIAPKYVYMINSSSFILAGKVNGTDAIVIMRIIDPYKGLTERQIYPLVGEPTVAATNGFPVKRIAIGTSKGEILLFNVDGGRIVGYLYTILGADFYVDKLAIMKTATGSFVVAALVHDSQQIRFIYIFNEDGKGMIRIGSDPGDVTITYSGIDVYDMAPLKVITSSEIYYNASRLLIAYTLATKTVVLNISMHVNNTYVPAPNTLVEVVVYDKSAPREQRTVYGVNADSNGVARIPIPLLYGDRTYANITIRDILGNTLFFYTVTPTQLIMPKKNVFVYSVKLFGEPNTNNAIDIYGVPQFLKLSLELLDVSTAPYSYTSVALSPRGLDVNIRGLHFITSEGANRYILIYTCPQNGYLYIDQITVVGRELRTVVSQYDYIDRDHIGREVESVDAIVYKGNQFLHIALSDGRIRTYQLVGDRYTLIHIYNVGESVKRLSAYIEAKGYAYAAITSNGIQIVSIDPYLVPFLRNNLSIVATIDGYIDADILSDFSMGIMVSQTKAVVIVNLYALLSSKPVTLDDIMAPTLRLKIYLPGNETYDKVNVKFSYPAGYISSYRYSQGYLLLKPSKNGTIEIPNIIPGVSYSIDIWYDEPYIQPETKTLSTDRLGRDIEIPVTMRYKEYNLTLYIKDQFDGSPIAPYRAVIDGKTVVESSTAQKIVLKLIYGSHNIEIIPAPGHEAVYQGNTTKLFIDRDMELDIKLIRKTYRVAITLLDSLTNTPPIVPINISLGTNLPSIVFSNASMIVDLPYGNYSVLVAPAKGYENAYTSKEYTLSIARDTSITMLIDRKRYTLSISLTDTYTKNLVAPMDIYLNGTLVSSDVWNDTTIIVPYGVWTLRIAPVSGYENAYDVIEDTINIVGNTVKQYSPNRRIYDVIIDIRDVVGRVIAPLELSIYGVVSPSILIDPSNPRAILSLPYGNYTCVVRPAKGYEYIYTESRASLSVDRPKAIAITVDRVRYILSISLKDTIIGILRGRFEVYVNGTKIIDNIGGPTNITLPCGIYTVYVSPMPAFSKIYSVSKPITINLFNSTSIEIPVPRNMYTLKFVVLEGETPIRNAEITIISEETGNIFTKLVTDEYGTISTKIPFGSYRIEISHPNYETRYVMLDIDSDRQEIVYLRPTILTYIQRFLPIIGILIGIGVAIYIGLRIRAMITKRIAIEEEVF
- a CDS encoding triphosphoribosyl-dephospho-CoA protein (COGs: COG1767 Triphosphoribosyl-dephospho-CoA synthetase~InterPro IPR002736~KEGG: smr:Smar_0395 triphosphoribosyl-dephospho-CoA protein~PFAM: triphosphoribosyl-dephospho-CoA protein~SPTR: A3DLJ7 Triphosphoribosyl-dephospho-CoA protein~PFAM: ATP:dephospho-CoA triphosphoribosyl transferase), coding for MDKLYRYAELLSLGIALEVSAYPKIGNVHRYRWFFDTLYEDFLIASSTSVHYLYIGIVRGYRDRLREMKKVFGDIVFNIVRDSIDISGGGNTCLGSSLLLSPISVAIGSMAREGSIDIDMVGYRARDIVRDFGKPLDTVYIYRAIRIAKPSYIRAEDITGELPNVWDNRYRRKIIEQSIAPWTILEYSSRNDIVAREIIEGFPRSLELSKHIDRRLETHNDWNRAIVETYLYQLSRELDTLIIRKKGLEIAEKVMNIAKELYSICIDRWSQCLEKLYRIDEEFHRNGINPGSTADIIVSSIALYILKKKKRILRSNNKIFYSISKLE
- a CDS encoding hypothetical protein (KEGG: dar:Daro_0866 hypothetical protein); amino-acid sequence: MFPSSGDIIESIEASRKSFGKVLAEYVSKRFSGRITYKSAMGVYISLEIVDGAITLCRGISRGNVVEGNTCCDEAAKYLYVAEGVIEVMKIDPKIIGLDAINFPNTVVEGTTAIHMQLEKISAPPTHAPVAVTPPIESRAIEVAKTLEAIAIETPKPVAEAPKAVEAPKPETPAVAQAPPTTVPTEAVQPVVSEECIDPITLYQVMRSSQFLQQISSARYGDIAEKILGIAREREPSKIYITASTESGTLRVLLDVESMNINIEYEEGGKTICGSNALKSIESVELKSIRIWIL
- a CDS encoding conserved hypothetical protein (KEGG: smr:Smar_0472 hypothetical protein~SPTR: A3DLS1 Putative uncharacterized protein), whose protein sequence is MSIVREFNSVAELMKYLDDEIAEHRRRLGEMLKKLEELRVKAEQEKKLKSLLSKLGLPESSTQNEIVLRSSRIVVNPTPAQELSALEASIESLNNRITQLMAIRKELEILGNVDVEARVVVVYVDGLPRIVLLKFS